A stretch of Nonomuraea africana DNA encodes these proteins:
- a CDS encoding alpha/beta fold hydrolase, giving the protein MQISGFDYSRVAVDGDVALNVAMAGSGPPIVLLHGFPQTHLIWRHVAADLAADHTVLVPDLRGYGDSDKPADQDGETYSKRTMGDDIVAMAAALGHDSFALAGHDRGALVAFRAAMDHPATITHLAALDVLPTLDMWEVMRGTLGAIGFHLYLMAQPPGLPEQLIAAAPDLFFGHFLDLWTRDPDAIPPDVRAAYLKASREAIPSIVADYRASATVDKAHDEADRAAGNRLGMPVTVLQQDWGDVLPYDAVGLWREWAADLEHQTITTGHFVAEESPETVTTALRALLAR; this is encoded by the coding sequence ATGCAGATCTCCGGATTCGACTACTCCCGTGTCGCCGTGGACGGCGACGTCGCTCTCAACGTCGCCATGGCGGGCTCAGGGCCGCCGATCGTGCTCCTGCACGGCTTCCCCCAGACCCACCTGATCTGGCGGCACGTCGCCGCGGACCTGGCCGCCGACCACACCGTGCTCGTGCCCGACCTGCGAGGGTACGGCGACAGCGACAAGCCCGCCGACCAGGACGGCGAGACCTACTCCAAGCGCACCATGGGCGACGACATCGTCGCCATGGCGGCGGCGCTCGGCCACGACAGCTTCGCGCTGGCCGGTCACGACAGGGGCGCGCTGGTCGCCTTCAGAGCGGCCATGGACCATCCCGCGACGATCACCCACCTGGCCGCGCTCGACGTGCTGCCCACCCTCGACATGTGGGAGGTCATGCGCGGCACCCTGGGCGCGATCGGCTTCCACCTGTACCTGATGGCCCAGCCGCCGGGGCTGCCCGAGCAGCTGATCGCCGCGGCCCCCGACCTGTTCTTCGGCCACTTCCTCGACCTGTGGACCAGGGACCCCGACGCGATCCCCCCGGACGTGCGGGCCGCCTACCTCAAGGCGTCGAGGGAGGCGATCCCCTCGATCGTCGCCGACTACCGCGCCAGCGCCACCGTCGACAAGGCGCACGACGAGGCGGACAGGGCGGCGGGCAACCGCCTCGGCATGCCGGTCACCGTGCTGCAGCAGGACTGGGGCGACGTCCTGCCGTACGACGCGGTGGGGTTGTGGCGGGAGTGGGCCGCCGACCTGGAGCACCAGACGATCACGACAGGGCACTTCGTCGCGGAGGAGAGCCCCGAGACGGTCACGACGGCCCTTCGCGCGCTGCTCGCTCGCTGA
- a CDS encoding AfsR/SARP family transcriptional regulator — MRLQLLGQVRAGDTDLGGARQRLLLAALALAGGRALSRDTLLDALWEHDPPRTALNVLRTYASRLRAVLPPGAITLVGDGYALSGVTTDVEEFEALAAGRPREALALWRGEALAGLEGGYAAAQRARLEERRLTVLERAIEADLEAGLHAEAVAELRELVAAHPLRERLSALLMLALHRSGRQAEALAVYTDLRGLLSDELGIDPSPELSELHLRVLSGELPPPRTAVRPAQLPADLADFTGRAELVEALAAELAPGATLPVHVIAGIGGVGKTALAVRVAHRVRDRFPDGQLAIDLRGGSDPMEPADALERLLGALGVGGPPAGLADRAALYRSLLDGRRMLVLLDNAASEAQVRPLLPGTSQCAVIVTGRSRLAALAGARTHDLDVLTRPEALSLLGAVAGRARIAAEPEAAVAVAEACAFLPLAVRIAAARLAARPGWNVAVLRDKVAGERRLAELAIGDLAVERTFDLGYDQLAAEQPRAFRLLAVADAPDLTLRVAAVVLGVDDPEPLCESLVDLNLLESPAPGRYRYHDLLRVFARSKVADEERDEALARLTGDWLRQVRAAAAASRDGSPQAGAWLAEEAACLVGTLRRHEGEPLPRRRQGSTLAVARALREVGGGDSQEALVRGLIALGEGDPATEEAMAALRI, encoded by the coding sequence ATGAGGCTCCAGCTGCTCGGCCAGGTCCGCGCGGGGGACACCGACCTCGGCGGGGCCAGGCAACGCCTGCTGCTGGCGGCCCTCGCGCTGGCCGGCGGCAGGGCGCTGAGCAGGGACACGCTCCTCGACGCGCTGTGGGAGCACGACCCGCCCCGCACCGCGCTCAACGTGCTGCGCACCTACGCCTCCAGGCTGAGGGCCGTGCTCCCGCCTGGAGCGATCACCCTGGTCGGTGACGGATACGCGCTGAGCGGGGTCACCACCGACGTGGAGGAGTTCGAGGCGCTGGCGGCGGGCAGGCCGCGCGAGGCGCTGGCGCTGTGGCGCGGCGAGGCGCTGGCGGGGCTCGAGGGCGGCTACGCCGCCGCGCAGCGCGCCAGGCTGGAGGAGCGCCGCCTGACGGTGCTGGAACGCGCCATCGAGGCCGACCTCGAGGCGGGCCTGCACGCCGAGGCGGTGGCCGAGCTGCGCGAGCTGGTGGCGGCCCACCCGCTGCGCGAACGGCTGAGCGCCCTGCTCATGCTCGCCCTGCACAGGTCGGGACGGCAGGCCGAGGCGCTGGCCGTCTACACGGACCTCCGCGGGCTCCTGAGCGACGAGCTGGGCATCGACCCCTCGCCCGAGCTGTCCGAGCTGCACCTGCGCGTCCTGTCGGGCGAACTTCCCCCTCCCAGGACGGCCGTGCGGCCCGCCCAGCTGCCCGCCGATCTCGCCGACTTCACCGGCAGGGCCGAACTGGTCGAGGCCCTGGCCGCCGAGCTGGCCCCCGGCGCCACCCTGCCCGTCCACGTCATCGCGGGCATCGGCGGCGTCGGCAAGACCGCGCTCGCCGTACGGGTGGCCCACCGGGTCAGGGACCGCTTCCCCGACGGCCAGCTGGCCATCGACCTGCGCGGAGGCAGCGACCCGATGGAGCCGGCCGACGCGCTGGAAAGGCTCCTCGGCGCGCTCGGCGTCGGCGGCCCGCCCGCCGGCCTCGCCGACAGGGCCGCCCTCTACCGCTCGCTGCTCGACGGCCGCAGGATGCTGGTCCTGCTCGACAACGCGGCGTCGGAGGCGCAGGTCAGGCCGCTGCTCCCGGGCACTTCGCAGTGCGCGGTGATCGTCACGGGGCGCTCCAGGCTGGCCGCCCTCGCCGGAGCCCGCACGCACGACCTCGACGTGCTGACCAGGCCCGAGGCGCTCAGCCTGCTGGGCGCCGTCGCGGGCAGGGCCAGGATCGCCGCCGAGCCCGAGGCCGCCGTCGCGGTGGCCGAGGCGTGCGCGTTCCTGCCGCTGGCCGTACGGATCGCCGCCGCCCGCCTGGCGGCCAGGCCCGGCTGGAACGTGGCGGTCCTTCGCGACAAGGTCGCGGGCGAGCGGAGGCTGGCCGAGCTGGCGATCGGCGACCTGGCGGTGGAGCGCACCTTCGACCTCGGATACGACCAGCTCGCCGCCGAGCAGCCGCGGGCCTTCAGGCTGCTGGCCGTCGCCGACGCGCCCGATCTCACCCTGCGCGTCGCCGCCGTCGTCCTCGGCGTGGACGACCCCGAGCCGCTGTGCGAGTCGCTGGTCGACCTCAACCTGCTCGAATCGCCCGCGCCCGGCCGCTACCGCTACCACGACCTGCTGAGGGTCTTCGCGCGGAGCAAGGTGGCCGACGAGGAACGCGACGAGGCGCTGGCCAGACTGACGGGCGACTGGCTCCGGCAGGTGCGCGCCGCTGCCGCCGCCAGCCGAGACGGCTCCCCTCAGGCCGGCGCGTGGCTGGCGGAGGAGGCCGCCTGCCTGGTGGGCACGCTGCGCAGGCACGAGGGCGAGCCCCTGCCGCGCCGCAGGCAGGGCAGCACGCTCGCCGTCGCGCGCGCGCTGCGCGAGGTGGGCGGCGGCGACTCCCAGGAGGCGCTGGTCCGCGGGCTGATCGCGCTCGGCGAGGGCGACCCCGCGACAGAGGAGGCCATGGCGGCGCTGCGTATATGA
- a CDS encoding isoprenyl transferase, whose product MNVRPPAPHPSGAVPPAIPRDLVPRHVAIVMDGNGRWAKQRGLPRTEGHKAGEASLFDVIEGAIELGVPYLSAYAFSTENWKRSPDEVRFLMGFNRDVIRRRRDELHAMGVRVRWAGRPGRLWKSVISELQDAEEMTRNNRTLTLQFCVNYGGQAEIVDAAVKLAHDIAAGKVKPGKVNEKVFARYLDEPDIPEVDLFVRSSGEQRFSNFLLWQSAYAEMVFLNRLWPDFDRRDLWEACEIFAKRDRRYGGAVPNQV is encoded by the coding sequence TTGAACGTCCGTCCCCCCGCGCCGCACCCGTCGGGCGCGGTGCCTCCGGCCATCCCTCGCGACCTGGTGCCCAGGCACGTCGCGATCGTCATGGACGGCAACGGCCGCTGGGCCAAGCAGCGCGGCCTGCCCAGGACCGAAGGGCACAAGGCGGGCGAGGCGTCGCTGTTCGACGTCATCGAGGGCGCGATCGAGCTCGGCGTCCCGTACCTGAGCGCCTACGCCTTCTCCACGGAGAACTGGAAGCGCTCGCCCGACGAGGTGCGCTTCCTCATGGGCTTCAACCGCGACGTGATCCGCCGCCGCCGTGACGAGCTTCACGCGATGGGCGTGCGGGTGCGCTGGGCGGGCCGGCCGGGCCGGCTGTGGAAGAGCGTCATCTCCGAGCTGCAGGACGCCGAGGAGATGACCAGGAACAACCGCACGCTCACCCTGCAGTTCTGCGTCAACTACGGCGGGCAGGCCGAGATCGTCGACGCGGCGGTGAAGCTGGCCCACGACATCGCGGCGGGCAAGGTCAAGCCGGGCAAGGTCAACGAGAAGGTCTTCGCCCGCTACCTCGACGAACCCGACATCCCCGAGGTCGACCTGTTCGTCCGCTCGTCGGGCGAGCAGCGCTTCTCCAACTTCCTGCTGTGGCAGTCGGCCTACGCCGAGATGGTGTTCCTCAACAGGCTCTGGCCCGACTTCGACCGGAGAGACCTGTGGGAGGCCTGCGAGATCTTCGCCAAGCGCGACAGACGCTACGGCGGGGCGGTGCCCAACCAGGTATGA
- the recO gene encoding DNA repair protein RecO → MSLYRDEGVVLRTQKLGEADRIVTLLTKRTGKVRGVAKGVRRTTSRFGARLEPFTHVDLQLHVGRTLDVVTQAETIHPYGEALAHDYPRYTAGSAMLETADRLTQGEKEPALKQFLLLVGGLRTLADGSHEARLVLDAYFLRSLAVAGYAPALQECARCRADTVRAFAIVAGGAVCGTCRPAGAAVPAEETLALMTALLRGDWTAADASQSRHRAECSGLVAAYLQWHLEHGIRSLRHVEREPAR, encoded by the coding sequence GTGAGTCTCTACCGTGACGAGGGTGTCGTCCTGCGCACGCAGAAGCTGGGCGAGGCCGACAGGATCGTCACTCTCCTCACCAAGCGCACCGGCAAGGTGCGAGGGGTGGCCAAGGGCGTCCGCCGCACGACCTCCAGGTTCGGCGCGCGGCTCGAGCCCTTTACCCACGTTGACCTGCAGTTGCACGTGGGCCGCACGCTCGACGTGGTGACGCAGGCCGAGACCATCCACCCGTACGGCGAGGCGCTCGCCCACGACTACCCGCGCTACACGGCGGGCAGCGCGATGCTGGAGACCGCCGACCGCCTCACGCAGGGCGAGAAGGAGCCCGCGCTCAAGCAGTTCCTGCTGCTGGTGGGCGGGCTGCGCACGCTGGCCGACGGCAGCCACGAGGCCCGCCTGGTGCTCGACGCCTACTTCCTGCGCTCGCTCGCCGTGGCCGGATACGCTCCCGCGCTGCAGGAGTGCGCCAGGTGCAGGGCCGACACGGTGCGGGCGTTCGCGATCGTCGCGGGCGGGGCGGTGTGCGGCACGTGCCGCCCCGCGGGCGCCGCCGTACCCGCGGAAGAGACTCTGGCGTTGATGACGGCGCTGCTGCGCGGAGACTGGACCGCTGCCGACGCCTCCCAGTCCCGCCATCGCGCCGAGTGCAGCGGGCTGGTCGCCGCCTACCTGCAGTGGCACCTCGAGCACGGCATTCGTTCTCTCCGCCATGTTGAAAGGGAGCCAGCACGTTGA